Below is a genomic region from Acidobacteriota bacterium.
TCGGGCTGGCGACCCCAGCGGCCCATGCGGCTGGTAGGCACGAAGCCCCTGCTGTCCTTCGGGGCGAGCATGACGGCTGGTTCGATTCTCTTTGTCGCTTCGCGCACTGTCGACACGCTGCTCATCGGGCGTTTCTATGGCCCTCACGGAGTGGGTATCTACACGAGGGCTCTGCTCCTCTTGATGAGACCGATCGAGCAGCTCTTTACACCAGTGGCTGCCGTTTTCGTGCCGGCACTGTCCAGGCTCCAGTCGGAGCCCGAGCGATACCGCCGTGCCTTCCTACAGTTCTTCGAGACGGTCACGTTGTTGACCCTGCCGGCGGCAGGCATCGGTTTCGCTCTCGCACAGCCCCTGACGCACGTGGTGCTCGGACCGGGATGGGACGAGACTGCGAGGATTCTGGCTGGCTTCACACCGGCGGCAGTTTACCTCCCGCTGGCCTCTCCGTCTGGGTGGCTCCTCGTGAGCCAAGGGCGTGGCCGAGACTACGTGGTGGCCAACGCGGCCATCGCATCCCTCACGATCGCCGCGTTCGTCGCGGGCTTGCCGTTCGGCCCGCTCGGCGTGGCCATGGCATATTCAGCCGCTTCGATACTCGTGATCATGCCGATTCTCTTCTACCTGTGCGGACGGCAAGGTCCGGTGACGACGGCGGATCTCTGGCGCGCGGTCCTGAGACACGCGCCGTTGTGGGCGGTCTCGTACGTCGCCACAGCTGGCGTGAGTGTCACTCTGAACGATCCGGCGTCGATAGGAACGGTCTTCGCGGCCACGCTGTCTGGTTTTGTGGTCACCGGCTTGACGGTGGCGACCGTCCGTCACGATCGCCAGTTGATGAGCAGACTTGCCTGCATGCTCTTCGATTTCGGAAAGAACGCTGCGCGCGCGTTCAGTGGCAGGCACGGCAAGGGCGAGGCCTCTGCTTAGCCGAATGCGATCAGTACCCTACGCCGAGAGGCACACCCTCGGGTACGTATCGGAGCCGCACTTCGTGCTTGGTGGCGGAGGCCTGATAGATGGCGATGACGAGTTCGAGCGACTTTCTTCCTTCTAGACCATCCAACATTGCCCGTCGCTTCTCGCGAATGCATTCCAGGACGTCGCTGTAGAACGCCATGTGACCGAAGCCGTACACTGTCGGTGGATTCTGCGACCACTCGTCAGGCCGCTCGTCGTCGGGACTGGCTTCTGAGAAGTTCCATGTGTCGACCCGGTTGACGGCGAAACCACCAATGACCACCGACCCGTGCTCACCAAGCACCGACACGCTGCCCTCCAGATCCCGTGGCCTCGCGGTCGTCGTCGCTTCGGCGACGCCAAGCGCACCGCTCCGGAACCGCAGGATCGCAAGCCCAACGTCCTCGACCTCTATGTTGGCGAGTCGGGTCGCCGTGTAGGCCTGAACGCTCTCGACGGGTCCCATGAGCCACTGCAACAGGTCCACATGATGGCTCGCCTGGTTCGCGAACACGCCCCCGTCGTCCTTCCACGTGCCGCGCCACGCGTCCTGGTCGTAGTACTCCTGCGTCCGACACCAACGAACACGAACCGTTCCGAGCGTGAGCTTCCCGAAGCGGCCGCGTTCGAGCGCATGCTTCACCTTCACCACCGGACGGTTGTAGCGGTTCTGCTGCACGACGAACAGCCCAACGCCGGCTCTGTCGCACGTGTCGATCATTCGATCGGCATCGTCGAGAGTCAGCGCCATCGGCTTCTCGACGACGACGTTGCCCGCATAAGGCACGACATCGCACGCCACCCGCGCATGGGCGCCCGAGTGCGTCAGCACAGACACGACGTCGGGCCGGAGCGCCTTAACCATCTCCATGTGATCGAAAAAAGCCGTCGCTCCGCTTGCAGCAGCGGCCGCCGCCACTCGGTCGGGACGCGAGTCGCACACGCCGATAACCTGAAATCCGGCATGCGCGGTCAACACCTCAATATGGCGCTTGGAGATGCGCCCGCACCCAACGAGCGCACACGTCAGCCGATCCGCCATCATTTCTCCTGTTGCGGCGGGCTCGCAGATGCCGACCTCGACAACCGAGTGCCGTCAGCGACTGCGTCCCGCAACGACGATCTTGCCTCCATCCGTCAGGAACGGAAGCACACGGACGCGATAGTATTGCAACTTCAACCACTGCTCCGTGACGTTCTGCATCCCGTGCCACGTTCTGGTCCACGTTTCGACCGAGACTTGGTTCGCGACAGGTTCGCAACGCACGACGACGCCGGCCGGCTCAAGCGTCGCGCGGTACACCACCGTGGAACGTCGACTCCGAAACAGCGGCGTGACAACGGTCACGGACCGAATCCCGTTCGCCTCAAGATACGCACGGACATCGCGAGCGGCGTTGAGCGAGATCGGTTCGACTTCGCGAATCGGGATGAACTCCATCTCACCCAGGCGCGCGATCTGCCCCATCACCTCCGCAATACCCTGCGCAACGCGATTGAGTCCACCGTCGCGTTCATCCCTACGAATCGGCACGAGTACTCGCGGCGCCACTCCCTGACTCCTGAGAATGCGTGCGCGCTCGAACAGCAGGTAGTCCGGGTCGAAGTTCTCGATGATGATCGCGTCGCTCGGCGCGGCGTCTGGCGTGCAGACGAGACTGGCGCCGATCGTCCTCTCGATGCGCGGTGCGAAGAGCCAGAGGACGACGCACGCCAGCACGAGGACGGTCAGACGCAGCGTCCACGTCGTCGTCCAGCGCTCGACTCGGCGAACGAAGTAGCGGGTCCAATGGCGCGGAGTGTCGGGCACGTCGGTCGATTGTACCGGGCAGGCTCCGTGCTCCGGTCTCGGTACTGACGTGAACGGAACCCTTTACATTCCGATCGTGGCCGCCCTCGGAGCAGGGGGCCTCGCCGTCGCGAGCGTCGTCCGGAAGGCGCCCTCCGTCGCAACGTGGGCCTTCGCCCTCGGGATGCTCACGCTCGCGGCGGACGCCGCGGCCACGGGACTCGCGCTCCGCGCCGCCACTATCGGCGACCTCGTCGCCTGGCTCGCGCTCGGCATGCTGGCCAAGGCCGCCCTGCCGGCCGTCTGGCTCGCCTTCAGCCTCACCTACGCCCGCGCCGATCCGCGCGCGTCGCTGCGCGCCAGCGGGCTGCCGCTCCTCCTCCTCGCGATCGTGCCGATCGGCGTACTCCTGACAGCGCCGT
It encodes:
- a CDS encoding Gfo/Idh/MocA family oxidoreductase — protein: MADRLTCALVGCGRISKRHIEVLTAHAGFQVIGVCDSRPDRVAAAAAASGATAFFDHMEMVKALRPDVVSVLTHSGAHARVACDVVPYAGNVVVEKPMALTLDDADRMIDTCDRAGVGLFVVQQNRYNRPVVKVKHALERGRFGKLTLGTVRVRWCRTQEYYDQDAWRGTWKDDGGVFANQASHHVDLLQWLMGPVESVQAYTATRLANIEVEDVGLAILRFRSGALGVAEATTTARPRDLEGSVSVLGEHGSVVIGGFAVNRVDTWNFSEASPDDERPDEWSQNPPTVYGFGHMAFYSDVLECIREKRRAMLDGLEGRKSLELVIAIYQASATKHEVRLRYVPEGVPLGVGY
- a CDS encoding lipopolysaccharide biosynthesis protein translates to MAFLDLHACRPRAERFHCGPSSLVTRSDPITSVGEPGSTNDGRRSLSQLTVSGGVVTALSQGTRLVTTLLSTVVLARLLSADDFGLVGLVFSVISFLRVFKDAGLSSATIQRQGISHAQVSNLFWINTGVSAALGLVLVVLGPVLARFYGDNRLVGVSVALSLLFILGGTTVQHQALLRRDMRFGTLAWIETASAVVSLVVGVAAAMAGWAYWALVASTLANEGALLLLTWVASGWRPQRPMRLVGTKPLLSFGASMTAGSILFVASRTVDTLLIGRFYGPHGVGIYTRALLLLMRPIEQLFTPVAAVFVPALSRLQSEPERYRRAFLQFFETVTLLTLPAAGIGFALAQPLTHVVLGPGWDETARILAGFTPAAVYLPLASPSGWLLVSQGRGRDYVVANAAIASLTIAAFVAGLPFGPLGVAMAYSAASILVIMPILFYLCGRQGPVTTADLWRAVLRHAPLWAVSYVATAGVSVTLNDPASIGTVFAATLSGFVVTGLTVATVRHDRQLMSRLACMLFDFGKNAARAFSGRHGKGEASA